In Bacillus toyonensis BCT-7112, a single window of DNA contains:
- a CDS encoding FecCD family ABC transporter permease, whose translation MNRKDVKRMTKDHDNPRSIAFTYKLILSIIAFFLIFMVAMVLGAADTSIKDVWLALTSSAKGDKISIIREIRLPREVAAIFVGAGLAVSGAIMQGLTRNPLADPGLLGLTGGANAALALTLAFNPSISYLYLTLACFIGAAVGAIMVFGIGMVKKGGLSPLRIVLAGAAVSAFLLAISEGVGIYFKISQDVSLWTAGGVIGTTWSQLKIIIPVISISIFIAILFARKLTVLSFSEEVAVGLGQKIIVIKTILFIIIILLAGASVALVGNMAFIGLMIPHMVRPIVGPDYRFIIPMSAIAGASFMLLADTIGRTINAPYETPVAAIVAIVGLPFFLFIVRKGGKTFS comes from the coding sequence ATGAACAGAAAAGATGTGAAACGAATGACAAAAGATCATGACAATCCACGTTCTATAGCTTTTACATACAAACTAATTTTGAGCATAATTGCATTCTTTCTTATTTTTATGGTTGCAATGGTATTAGGGGCTGCAGATACTTCAATAAAGGATGTATGGTTAGCACTTACTTCCTCCGCTAAAGGAGACAAAATATCTATTATTCGTGAAATACGTTTACCACGTGAAGTTGCTGCTATTTTTGTAGGGGCTGGACTAGCCGTTTCTGGGGCAATTATGCAAGGATTAACACGAAACCCCCTTGCAGACCCTGGCTTACTTGGGCTAACGGGTGGCGCAAATGCTGCACTTGCACTAACACTTGCTTTCAACCCTTCCATAAGCTACCTGTACTTAACATTAGCTTGCTTTATCGGCGCTGCGGTAGGGGCAATTATGGTATTTGGAATTGGTATGGTGAAAAAAGGCGGACTTTCTCCTCTTCGAATTGTATTAGCAGGTGCTGCAGTTTCAGCATTTCTACTCGCAATTTCGGAAGGAGTCGGCATTTACTTCAAAATTTCACAAGATGTATCACTTTGGACTGCTGGAGGGGTGATTGGAACTACTTGGAGTCAATTGAAAATTATTATTCCAGTCATTTCAATAAGTATCTTTATCGCTATCTTATTTGCAAGAAAATTGACAGTCCTTAGTTTCAGTGAAGAAGTTGCTGTTGGACTCGGTCAAAAAATCATTGTTATTAAAACAATTTTGTTTATCATTATTATCTTACTTGCTGGTGCTTCTGTGGCGCTTGTCGGAAATATGGCATTTATCGGTTTAATGATACCTCATATGGTGCGTCCTATTGTTGGTCCAGATTACCGATTTATTATTCCGATGTCAGCAATTGCTGGTGCTTCCTTTATGTTACTTGCAGACACAATCGGACGTACAATTAATGCTCCGTATGAAACACCCGTTGCTGCTATCGTCGCAATTGTAGGCTTACCATTCTTCCTATTCATTGTTCGTAAAGGAGGAAAAACATTCTCATGA
- a CDS encoding FecCD family ABC transporter permease, with the protein MMPSILRKQRLIILALLILTITTIVIGMGLGSASLSYDRLLPTLMGQGSFKEEFVLYSLRLPRIIITVLAGMALALSGAILQGITRNDLAEPGILGINSGAGVAVSIFFLYFPIDVGSFLYLLPVVGFIGAFLTAVLIYVFSYSQSTGLQPIRLTLTGIGFSFALSGAMIVLISSADRMKVDFIAKWIAGNIWGDDWIFIFAMLPWLIVLIPFVFYKANRLNILALNEPVAIGVGIEIEKERRYLLIAAVALAAAAVSVTGGISFIGLMAPHIAKSLVGPRHQIFMPIALLIGGWLLLLADTIGRNIVEPNGIPAGIVVALIGAPYFMYLLLKKA; encoded by the coding sequence ATGATGCCATCTATTTTAAGAAAACAACGTCTTATTATACTCGCATTACTTATACTAACTATTACAACCATTGTAATTGGAATGGGACTCGGTTCAGCATCTTTATCTTATGATCGACTACTCCCAACGCTAATGGGACAAGGTTCATTTAAAGAAGAATTCGTTTTATATTCTTTAAGACTACCTAGAATTATCATTACAGTATTAGCTGGTATGGCACTCGCTTTATCAGGTGCTATCCTTCAAGGCATTACACGTAACGATTTAGCTGAACCTGGTATTCTCGGGATTAACTCTGGTGCTGGTGTTGCTGTTTCTATTTTCTTTTTATACTTTCCAATAGATGTAGGTTCATTTCTTTATTTACTACCAGTCGTTGGATTTATCGGGGCTTTTCTTACAGCTGTTTTAATTTACGTATTTTCATATAGTCAATCAACAGGGCTTCAGCCAATACGATTAACATTAACCGGTATCGGTTTTTCATTTGCACTATCTGGAGCAATGATTGTCCTTATTTCATCTGCTGATCGTATGAAAGTCGACTTTATCGCCAAATGGATTGCCGGAAACATTTGGGGAGATGATTGGATCTTCATTTTCGCAATGCTCCCATGGTTAATCGTATTAATTCCATTTGTTTTCTATAAAGCAAATCGATTAAACATTTTAGCATTAAACGAACCAGTCGCAATCGGCGTTGGAATTGAAATTGAAAAAGAACGCAGATACTTATTAATTGCAGCCGTTGCACTTGCAGCTGCAGCAGTTTCCGTAACAGGAGGAATTAGCTTTATCGGGCTGATGGCTCCTCATATCGCAAAATCTTTAGTAGGCCCAAGACATCAAATCTTCATGCCTATCGCCCTTTTAATCGGCGGATGGCTATTACTATTAGCAGACACAATCGGACGAAACATCGTTGAGCCTAACGGTATTCCGGCAGGTATTGTCGTTGCTTTAATTGGTGCTCCTTACTTTATGTATTTATTGCTTAAGAAAGCATAA
- the mtnK gene encoding S-methyl-5-thioribose kinase, with product MSKFTKYFLMEDKDVIAYVKEKLSKFEHAKGLQCKEIGDGNLNYVFRVWDEKETMSVIVKQAGNTARISDEFKLSTNRIRIESDVLQLEEELAPGLVPKVYLFDSVMNCCVMEDLSDHTILRTALINHQISPRLAEDLTTFMVNTLLLTSDVVMNHKEKKELVKNYINPELCEITEDLVYSEPFTNHNKRNELFQLNEGWIREHIYSDKELRMEVAKLKFSFMTNAQALLHGDLHTGSVFVKSDSTKVIDPEFAFYGPMGYDIGNVMANLIFAWVNADATMLPGTEKDTYMDWLKTTMVEVIDLFKKKFLVAWDIHVTEIMAKEEGFNGVYLQSVLEDTAAVTGLELIRRIVGLAKVKDITCIENDEARARAERICLQVAKKFILRANQYKTGTSFVEMLKKQSIHSAK from the coding sequence ATGTCTAAGTTCACGAAGTATTTTTTAATGGAAGATAAAGATGTGATTGCATATGTGAAAGAGAAATTATCTAAGTTTGAACATGCAAAGGGGTTACAGTGTAAAGAAATAGGTGATGGTAATTTAAATTATGTGTTCCGCGTTTGGGATGAAAAAGAGACCATGTCTGTCATCGTAAAGCAGGCCGGGAATACAGCACGTATTTCAGATGAGTTTAAGTTGTCGACGAATCGTATTCGTATAGAATCAGATGTTTTGCAGTTAGAGGAGGAGTTAGCACCTGGGCTTGTTCCAAAAGTATATTTGTTTGATAGTGTGATGAATTGTTGCGTGATGGAAGACTTATCAGATCACACAATATTACGTACAGCACTTATAAATCATCAAATATCTCCGAGGCTTGCTGAAGATTTAACTACTTTTATGGTAAATACTCTTCTATTAACATCAGATGTTGTAATGAATCATAAAGAGAAGAAGGAACTTGTGAAGAATTATATAAATCCAGAGTTATGTGAGATTACAGAGGACCTCGTATACTCTGAACCATTTACAAATCATAATAAACGTAATGAGTTATTTCAATTAAATGAAGGATGGATTAGAGAGCATATTTATAGTGATAAAGAGCTTCGTATGGAAGTAGCGAAACTTAAGTTTTCTTTTATGACGAATGCGCAGGCGTTGCTTCACGGTGATTTACATACTGGTTCTGTTTTCGTAAAAAGTGATTCTACAAAAGTTATTGATCCTGAGTTTGCTTTTTATGGACCTATGGGATATGACATTGGGAATGTAATGGCGAATTTAATATTTGCTTGGGTGAATGCAGATGCAACGATGCTACCTGGAACTGAGAAAGATACGTATATGGATTGGCTAAAAACGACGATGGTAGAGGTAATTGATTTATTTAAGAAGAAGTTTTTAGTTGCTTGGGATATTCATGTGACAGAAATCATGGCGAAGGAAGAAGGCTTTAATGGCGTATATTTACAATCTGTGTTAGAGGATACAGCTGCAGTGACGGGTCTTGAGTTAATTCGTCGTATTGTTGGATTAGCAAAAGTAAAGGATATTACTTGTATTGAGAATGATGAAGCACGTGCTAGAGCGGAGCGAATTTGTCTTCAAGTAGCGAAGAAGTTTATTTTACGAGCGAATCAATATAAAACAGGTACGAGTTTTGTAGAAATGTTAAAAAAACAGTCCATTCATAGCGCGAAGTAA
- a CDS encoding L-fuculose-phosphate aldolase, with amino-acid sequence MLLQKEREEIVAYGRKMISSGLTKGTGGNISIFNREQGLVAISPSGLDYYETTPVDVVILNLDGEVVEGERKPSSELDMHLIYYRNREDINALVHTHSPYAKTIASLGWELPAVSYLIAFAGPNVRCAPYETFGTKQLAEAAFEGMINRRAVLLANHGLIAGANSIKMAFTVAEEIEFCAQIYYQTKSVGEPKLLPEDEMENLAKKFEGYGQQ; translated from the coding sequence ATGTTATTACAAAAAGAAAGAGAAGAAATTGTAGCGTACGGAAGGAAAATGATTTCTAGCGGTTTAACAAAGGGGACCGGCGGAAATATTAGTATTTTCAATCGTGAACAAGGCCTAGTTGCAATTAGCCCAAGTGGTTTAGATTATTATGAAACAACGCCCGTGGATGTAGTTATATTAAACTTAGATGGTGAAGTAGTAGAAGGTGAGAGAAAACCGTCAAGTGAACTAGATATGCATCTTATTTATTATAGGAATCGTGAAGATATAAATGCGCTCGTTCATACACATTCACCTTATGCGAAGACGATTGCATCATTAGGGTGGGAGCTTCCGGCTGTTTCATATTTAATTGCTTTCGCAGGCCCGAATGTACGCTGTGCACCGTATGAAACATTTGGTACGAAGCAATTAGCAGAGGCTGCTTTTGAAGGCATGATTAATCGCCGTGCAGTATTACTTGCGAACCACGGTTTAATTGCAGGTGCAAATAGTATAAAAATGGCATTTACTGTTGCGGAAGAAATTGAGTTTTGTGCGCAAATTTATTATCAAACGAAAAGCGTCGGAGAACCGAAGTTATTGCCAGAAGATGAGATGGAGAATTTAGCGAAGAAGTTTGAAGGATATGGGCAGCAGTAG
- a CDS encoding iron-hydroxamate ABC transporter substrate-binding protein, with translation MKKLFISLTVLFVLVMSACSNGSTDKKNDAKGSKSETITYQSENGKVEVPANPKRVVVLSSFAGNVMSLGVNVVGVDSWSKQNPRFDSKLKDVAEVSDENVEKIAELNPDLIIGLSNIKNVDKLKKIAPTVTYTYGKVDYLTQHLEIGKLLNKEKEAKTWIDDFKKRAQEAGKEIKAKIGEDATVSVVENFNKQLYVYGENWGRGTEILYQEMKLKMPEKVKEKALKEGYYALSTEVLPEFAGDYLIVSKNKDTDNSFQETESYKNIPAVKNNRVYEANMMEFYFNDPLTLDFQLDFFKKSFLGK, from the coding sequence ATGAAAAAGTTATTTATTTCACTAACAGTTCTTTTCGTTCTTGTTATGAGTGCTTGTAGCAACGGCTCTACAGACAAAAAGAATGATGCAAAAGGTAGTAAATCAGAAACAATTACATACCAATCTGAAAATGGTAAAGTAGAAGTTCCTGCAAATCCAAAACGCGTTGTTGTTTTATCATCATTCGCTGGTAACGTAATGTCATTAGGCGTAAATGTTGTTGGGGTAGATTCATGGTCTAAACAAAACCCACGTTTTGATAGTAAACTTAAAGATGTTGCTGAAGTATCAGATGAAAATGTTGAAAAAATCGCTGAACTAAATCCAGATTTAATCATTGGTTTATCAAATATTAAAAATGTTGATAAGTTAAAGAAAATCGCTCCTACTGTAACATACACTTACGGAAAAGTTGATTACTTAACACAACATTTAGAAATCGGTAAGTTATTAAACAAAGAAAAAGAAGCAAAAACTTGGATTGATGATTTCAAGAAACGTGCACAAGAAGCTGGTAAAGAAATTAAAGCAAAAATTGGTGAAGATGCAACAGTATCTGTTGTTGAAAACTTCAATAAACAGCTTTATGTATACGGCGAGAACTGGGGCCGCGGAACAGAAATTCTGTACCAAGAAATGAAATTAAAAATGCCTGAAAAAGTAAAAGAAAAAGCTTTAAAAGAAGGTTACTACGCATTATCTACTGAGGTATTGCCTGAGTTTGCTGGTGATTACTTAATCGTAAGTAAAAACAAAGATACTGATAACTCATTCCAAGAGACAGAATCATATAAAAACATTCCAGCAGTAAAAAATAATCGCGTATACGAAGCAAACATGATGGAATTCTATTTCAATGATCCACTTACATTAGATTTCCAACTAGACTTCTTCAAGAAAAGCTTTCTTGGTAAATAA
- a CDS encoding NAD(P)/FAD-dependent oxidoreductase encodes MNREELFDVTVIGGGPAGLYSAFYSGLREMKTKIIEFQPQLGGKIHVYPEKMIWDVGGLLPVTGDKLIEQLVQQGLTFKPEVVLNTKVESIIRNEDGTFTLKTSTGEEHFSKTIIVATGSGILKPQKLSIEGAERFEVSNLNYTVKSLMRFKDKTIIISGGGNSAVDWANELEPIAKKVYVTYRKEELSGHEAQVKQLMNSSAECFLNTSITKLVAGDNHEAIEYVELTNHETGEVSHLPIDEVIINHGYERDITLLENSELDVAIIDNFYIAGNANSESSVDGLYAAGDILKHDGKLHLIAGAFQDAGNAVNKAKQFIQPDASEYGMVSSHNEVFKKRNRELIKQMMK; translated from the coding sequence ATGAATCGAGAAGAATTGTTTGATGTAACTGTAATAGGCGGAGGACCTGCAGGGCTTTATTCAGCTTTTTATAGTGGACTTAGAGAGATGAAAACGAAAATAATAGAATTTCAACCACAGTTAGGTGGAAAAATACATGTTTATCCGGAGAAGATGATTTGGGATGTAGGAGGGCTATTGCCAGTTACAGGTGATAAATTAATTGAACAACTTGTACAGCAAGGGCTAACATTTAAGCCGGAAGTTGTATTAAATACAAAAGTAGAATCAATTATTCGTAATGAAGATGGAACTTTTACGTTAAAAACAAGTACTGGCGAAGAACATTTTTCAAAAACAATTATCGTCGCAACTGGAAGCGGTATATTGAAACCGCAAAAGTTATCGATTGAAGGTGCGGAGCGATTTGAAGTATCGAATTTAAATTATACAGTTAAATCTTTAATGCGTTTCAAAGATAAAACGATCATTATTTCTGGTGGAGGAAATTCTGCCGTTGATTGGGCGAACGAATTAGAACCAATCGCGAAAAAAGTGTATGTAACATATAGAAAAGAAGAATTATCTGGTCATGAAGCACAAGTAAAACAACTAATGAACAGCTCAGCGGAGTGTTTTCTGAATACATCGATTACAAAATTAGTTGCTGGTGATAATCATGAAGCGATTGAATATGTAGAATTAACGAATCATGAGACAGGTGAAGTTTCTCATTTACCTATTGATGAAGTTATTATTAATCATGGATATGAACGTGACATTACATTATTAGAAAATAGTGAGTTGGACGTTGCGATTATAGATAATTTTTATATTGCAGGTAATGCAAATAGTGAGTCTTCTGTAGATGGATTATATGCTGCGGGAGATATTTTGAAACATGATGGGAAATTGCATTTAATTGCGGGAGCATTCCAAGATGCTGGAAATGCTGTGAATAAAGCGAAACAATTTATTCAGCCAGATGCAAGTGAGTACGGAATGGTTTCTTCGCATAATGAAGTATTTAAAAAACGAAATCGAGAATTGATAAAGCAAATGATGAAATAA
- the mtnA gene encoding S-methyl-5-thioribose-1-phosphate isomerase — MMKEQLIPIQWKDDALVLLDQTLLPNEVVYESFKTAESVWDAIQVMKVRGAPAIGVSAAYGVYLGVKEFAESTVEGCIEEVKRVCAYLATSRPTAVNLFWALERMESVAIDNVHLSIARLKDRLLEEAKEIHREDEEINRQIGEHALTLFHDGMGLLTHCNAGALATTKYGTATAPMYLAKEKGWDLKIYSDETRPRLQGSTLTALELQRAGIDVTVITDNMAAMVMSQGKIDAVIVGCDRVAANGDVANKIGTLGVSILAKYYNIPFYVAAPTPTIDLNTPTGNEIPIEERDASEVINRFGQYSAPKVSKVYNPAFDVTPHANITAIITEKGIVKAPFTENLKNLF; from the coding sequence ATGATGAAAGAGCAATTAATACCAATTCAATGGAAAGATGATGCTTTAGTTTTATTAGATCAAACGTTATTACCGAACGAAGTTGTCTATGAATCTTTCAAAACAGCTGAAAGTGTGTGGGATGCAATTCAAGTCATGAAAGTGCGAGGTGCACCAGCGATTGGGGTTTCAGCAGCGTATGGTGTGTATTTAGGGGTAAAGGAATTTGCTGAAAGTACGGTAGAAGGATGTATTGAAGAAGTAAAAAGGGTATGTGCATATTTAGCAACATCAAGACCGACGGCAGTAAATTTATTTTGGGCGCTGGAAAGAATGGAAAGTGTAGCGATAGATAATGTTCACTTATCGATTGCACGGTTGAAAGATAGATTGTTAGAAGAGGCAAAAGAGATTCATAGAGAAGATGAAGAAATTAACCGTCAAATTGGAGAACATGCATTAACATTATTCCATGATGGCATGGGATTATTAACTCATTGTAATGCAGGTGCGTTAGCAACGACTAAGTATGGTACTGCGACAGCTCCAATGTATTTAGCGAAAGAAAAAGGATGGGACCTTAAAATCTACTCTGATGAAACACGACCTAGATTACAAGGTTCAACGTTAACAGCATTAGAACTACAGCGAGCGGGAATTGATGTAACAGTCATTACCGATAATATGGCAGCTATGGTCATGTCACAAGGGAAGATTGATGCGGTAATCGTCGGCTGTGACCGAGTAGCAGCAAATGGTGATGTAGCAAATAAAATTGGAACATTAGGCGTATCTATTTTAGCTAAATACTATAACATTCCGTTTTATGTAGCAGCACCAACACCGACAATTGATTTAAACACACCGACAGGAAACGAAATTCCGATCGAAGAAAGAGATGCTTCTGAAGTAATCAATCGTTTCGGACAATATTCAGCTCCGAAAGTAAGTAAAGTATACAATCCAGCATTTGATGTTACGCCACATGCAAATATAACAGCAATTATTACGGAAAAAGGGATTGTAAAGGCACCGTTTACGGAGAATTTAAAAAATCTATTTTAG
- the ahpC gene encoding alkyl hydroperoxide reductase subunit C, producing the protein MLLIGTEVKPFKANAYHNGEFIQVTDESLKGKWSVVCFYPADFTFVCPTELEDLQNQYATLKDLGVEVYSVSTDTHFTHKAWHDSSETIGKIEYIMIGDPTRTITTNFNVLMEEEGLAARGTFIIDPDGVIQSMEINADGIGRDASILVNKIKAAQYVRNNPGEVCPAKWQEGSATLKPSLDLVGKI; encoded by the coding sequence ATGTTATTAATCGGCACAGAAGTAAAACCGTTTAAAGCTAATGCTTACCATAATGGAGAATTTATCCAAGTTACTGACGAAAGTTTAAAAGGAAAATGGAGTGTAGTTTGTTTCTACCCAGCTGACTTCACATTCGTTTGCCCAACTGAACTTGAAGACTTACAAAACCAATATGCAACTCTAAAAGACTTAGGCGTTGAAGTATACTCTGTATCTACAGACACTCACTTCACTCACAAAGCATGGCATGATAGCTCAGAAACTATCGGTAAAATCGAATACATTATGATTGGTGACCCAACTCGCACAATCACTACAAACTTCAACGTTTTAATGGAAGAAGAAGGTCTTGCTGCTCGTGGTACATTCATCATCGATCCAGACGGCGTTATCCAATCTATGGAAATCAACGCTGACGGTATCGGCCGTGATGCAAGCATTCTTGTTAACAAAATTAAAGCAGCTCAATACGTACGTAACAACCCAGGTGAAGTTTGCCCAGCTAAATGGCAAGAGGGTTCTGCAACACTTAAACCAAGCCTTGACCTTGTAGGCAAAATCTAA
- a CDS encoding helix-turn-helix domain-containing protein produces MNALYITIEEAAEYLNLPKSYIEELIQQKKVRALFDGEQYLLNKEQFNTHLEQMEKYKQLVEEILNEPIPEDMDVKDED; encoded by the coding sequence ATGAACGCATTGTATATAACAATAGAAGAAGCTGCGGAGTATTTGAATTTACCAAAATCGTATATTGAAGAGCTAATTCAGCAAAAGAAAGTTCGTGCGCTATTCGATGGAGAGCAATATTTATTAAATAAAGAACAATTCAACACGCATTTAGAACAAATGGAGAAATATAAACAATTAGTAGAAGAAATATTAAACGAACCAATTCCAGAAGATATGGACGTTAAAGACGAAGACTAA
- the ahpF gene encoding alkyl hydroperoxide reductase subunit F: MILDADIKTQLSQYLQLMENDILLKVSSGDDNVSKDMLSLVDELATMSSKITVEKVELERTPSFSVNRPDEDTGVVFAGIPLGHEFTSLVLALLQVSGRAPKVEQKLIDQIKNIQGEYHFESYISLSCHNCPDVVQALNVMSVLNSGITHTMIDGAAFKEEVESKDIMAVPTVFLNGESFGSGRMTLEEILAKMGNGPDASELSDKDPYDVLVVGGGPAGASAAIYAARKGIRTGIVAERFGGQVMDTMGIENFISVKRTEGPKLVASLEEHVKEYDIDVMNLQRAKRLEKKELIEVELENGAILKSKSVIVSTGARWRNVGVPGEAEFKNKGVAYCPHCDGPLFIGKDVAVIGGGNSGIEAAIDLAGIVKHVTVLEFMPELKADAVLQERLNSLPNVTVLKNVQTKEITGTDKVNGISYIDRETEEVHHVELQGVFVQIGLVPNTDWLGETVERARGEIVTDKHGATNVPGVFAAGDCTNNPYKQIIISMGSGANAALGAFDYLIRN; encoded by the coding sequence ATGATACTAGATGCAGATATAAAAACACAACTATCCCAATACCTTCAGTTAATGGAGAACGATATTTTACTTAAAGTTAGCTCAGGAGACGATAATGTATCTAAAGATATGTTATCTCTAGTAGATGAATTAGCTACTATGTCATCAAAGATTACAGTAGAAAAAGTTGAACTAGAGAGAACACCAAGCTTTAGTGTAAATCGCCCTGATGAAGACACTGGTGTAGTATTCGCTGGTATTCCATTAGGACACGAATTTACTTCATTAGTGTTAGCTTTACTACAAGTTAGTGGACGTGCTCCAAAAGTTGAACAAAAATTAATCGATCAAATTAAAAACATTCAAGGCGAATATCATTTTGAATCTTATATCAGCCTAAGTTGTCATAACTGTCCTGATGTTGTACAAGCTCTTAACGTAATGAGCGTTCTTAACTCTGGTATTACACATACTATGATTGATGGCGCTGCATTCAAAGAGGAAGTAGAAAGCAAAGACATCATGGCAGTACCAACAGTTTTCCTAAATGGCGAATCTTTCGGAAGCGGTCGTATGACACTTGAAGAAATTTTAGCTAAAATGGGTAACGGTCCAGATGCATCAGAGCTTTCTGATAAAGATCCATACGATGTTCTTGTTGTTGGTGGCGGCCCAGCTGGTGCAAGTGCAGCAATTTATGCAGCACGTAAAGGCATCCGCACTGGTATCGTTGCTGAGCGCTTCGGTGGTCAAGTAATGGATACTATGGGTATTGAGAACTTCATCAGCGTAAAACGCACTGAAGGTCCTAAGCTAGTAGCAAGCCTTGAAGAGCACGTAAAAGAATACGACATCGATGTAATGAATCTACAACGTGCGAAACGTTTAGAGAAAAAAGAACTTATTGAAGTGGAACTTGAAAACGGCGCTATTCTGAAAAGTAAGAGCGTAATCGTTTCTACAGGTGCTCGCTGGCGTAATGTTGGCGTACCAGGTGAAGCTGAGTTCAAAAATAAAGGTGTAGCATACTGCCCACACTGTGACGGTCCATTATTCATCGGAAAAGATGTAGCAGTTATTGGCGGAGGTAACTCTGGTATTGAAGCAGCTATCGACTTAGCAGGTATTGTTAAGCACGTAACTGTTCTTGAATTCATGCCAGAATTAAAAGCTGATGCTGTATTACAAGAGCGTCTTAACAGCTTACCAAACGTAACTGTTCTGAAAAACGTTCAAACGAAAGAAATCACTGGTACTGACAAAGTAAACGGTATTTCTTACATCGATCGTGAAACTGAAGAAGTTCATCACGTTGAATTACAAGGTGTATTCGTTCAAATCGGTCTTGTGCCAAACACAGACTGGTTAGGCGAAACAGTTGAACGCGCTCGCGGTGAAATCGTAACAGACAAGCACGGCGCTACAAACGTACCAGGAGTGTTTGCTGCAGGTGACTGTACAAATAATCCGTACAAACAAATCATCATCTCTATGGGTTCAGGTGCAAACGCTGCTTTAGGCGCATTTGATTACTTAATCCGTAACTAA
- a CDS encoding SAM-dependent methyltransferase yields MNEQYYDAVLHIKTVGEQKGFNKSMHYHRYEPTPYSGLDELLNQYEIRSSDRIVDFGCGKGRLNFYMHHKCGASVVGIEMNEEFYKEAMDNRDRYARKARNSKGKIQFQCCLAQEYEIDPHDNRFYFFNPFSVQVFMNVVNNILLSVEETGREVGIILYYPSEDYIFFLENQTAFELKKEVRLPGAYEKNGNERFLVYTLG; encoded by the coding sequence ATGAACGAACAATATTATGATGCAGTTTTACATATAAAAACAGTCGGTGAGCAAAAAGGGTTTAACAAGTCTATGCATTATCACCGCTATGAACCGACGCCGTATAGCGGGTTAGATGAGTTATTGAATCAATATGAAATACGAAGTAGCGACCGAATTGTAGACTTTGGGTGCGGAAAAGGGCGATTAAACTTTTATATGCATCATAAATGTGGTGCTTCAGTAGTTGGAATTGAAATGAATGAAGAGTTTTATAAAGAAGCGATGGATAATAGAGATCGTTATGCACGAAAGGCACGAAACAGTAAGGGAAAAATTCAATTCCAATGTTGTTTAGCGCAGGAATATGAGATTGATCCACATGATAATAGGTTTTATTTCTTTAATCCGTTTTCTGTGCAAGTGTTTATGAATGTAGTCAATAACATTTTGCTTTCAGTAGAAGAAACGGGGAGAGAAGTGGGTATTATTTTATATTATCCTTCTGAGGACTATATTTTCTTCTTAGAAAATCAGACTGCGTTTGAGCTAAAGAAAGAAGTTAGATTGCCAGGTGCTTATGAGAAGAATGGGAATGAGAGGTTTTTAGTGTATACGTTAGGATAA